The Methylomarinum vadi genome has a window encoding:
- the mutL gene encoding DNA mismatch repair endonuclease MutL yields MRIHALPTQLINQIAAGEVVERPASVVKELVENCFDAGAKQIHIDIEQGGCRLIRVRDDGCGIFKDDLPLALSRHATSKIASLKDLEQVGSMGFRGEALPSISSVARLNLISRTEQAECAWKVAADGTEKDFDPQPDPHPYGTTVEVRDLFYNTPARRKFLKSEKTEFSHIENLIKKMALSRFDIGFLLTHNQREILNCKPAVTEAEKEKRIAGICGSAFIENAVRIDYASSGLQLAGWVGRPTFSRSQQDMQFFYVNGRLIKDRLVAHAVKQAYQDVMYHGRHPVFVLYLTLDPKLVDVNAHPAKLEVRFREGRLVHDFLFSALHRSLAEQRPQSQASVSKVAAFEALEQEERKPSFHYAGSAPTAPRQSSLPMTVEEEIKAYASLYPQDEIKEKEQRAVAENEERPIPPLGFAVAHVHNIYILSETRNGVILVDAHAAHERVTYERLKKQYHQGNVPAQPLLLPLKIPVSMAEADLAEREGNFFLSLGFELSRSGPETLILRSTPAILAKADMDGLIRDILADLIANGMSRRVLEKSNEILATMACHGSVRARRKLTIDEMNALLREMEQTERIGQCNHGRPTWVELSHADLDKFFMRGQ; encoded by the coding sequence ATGCGAATACACGCTTTACCCACTCAATTAATCAATCAGATCGCGGCGGGCGAAGTGGTCGAAAGACCGGCTTCGGTGGTCAAGGAGTTGGTGGAGAACTGTTTTGATGCCGGCGCCAAGCAAATCCACATCGATATCGAGCAGGGCGGCTGTCGTTTGATTCGCGTTCGTGACGATGGGTGCGGTATTTTCAAGGATGATTTGCCGTTGGCATTGTCCCGCCATGCCACCAGTAAGATCGCCAGTCTTAAGGATTTGGAGCAGGTAGGCAGCATGGGCTTTCGCGGCGAAGCGTTGCCCAGCATTAGCTCGGTTGCCCGCTTGAATTTGATTTCCAGAACCGAGCAGGCGGAATGCGCCTGGAAAGTCGCAGCCGACGGGACGGAAAAGGATTTTGATCCGCAGCCCGATCCTCATCCTTACGGCACAACCGTTGAAGTGCGCGATTTGTTCTACAACACGCCGGCACGGCGTAAATTTCTGAAAAGTGAAAAAACGGAATTTTCCCATATCGAAAATTTAATCAAAAAAATGGCGCTGAGCCGCTTCGATATCGGTTTCCTTCTGACCCATAATCAGCGCGAGATATTGAACTGTAAGCCGGCTGTGACCGAAGCGGAGAAAGAAAAACGTATTGCCGGAATATGCGGTTCCGCATTTATTGAAAATGCCGTCAGAATCGATTACGCATCCTCAGGATTGCAATTGGCGGGCTGGGTTGGCAGGCCAACTTTTTCCCGCAGCCAACAGGATATGCAATTTTTCTATGTCAATGGACGCTTGATCAAGGATAGGTTGGTTGCTCATGCCGTCAAACAGGCTTATCAGGACGTTATGTATCACGGCAGGCACCCGGTTTTCGTACTGTATCTGACCCTCGATCCAAAACTGGTCGACGTGAATGCTCATCCCGCTAAACTCGAAGTACGTTTCCGCGAGGGGCGCCTGGTGCATGATTTTCTGTTCAGCGCCTTGCATCGTTCCTTAGCGGAGCAGCGACCGCAGTCTCAAGCCTCAGTGTCGAAGGTAGCAGCATTCGAAGCACTCGAGCAGGAGGAGCGGAAACCATCTTTCCATTATGCCGGCAGCGCTCCAACAGCACCCCGGCAATCCTCTCTGCCAATGACGGTCGAGGAAGAAATCAAGGCCTATGCCTCGTTGTATCCGCAAGATGAAATTAAAGAGAAGGAACAACGGGCAGTAGCTGAAAACGAAGAGCGGCCGATTCCGCCCTTGGGGTTTGCGGTCGCCCATGTCCATAATATATATATCCTGTCCGAAACGCGTAACGGCGTCATTTTAGTCGATGCCCATGCCGCTCATGAACGGGTGACCTACGAACGATTAAAAAAGCAATATCATCAGGGGAATGTGCCGGCCCAGCCATTGCTGCTGCCATTGAAAATACCCGTGAGTATGGCGGAAGCCGATTTGGCCGAACGAGAAGGCAATTTTTTTCTGTCTCTCGGTTTCGAATTAAGCCGTTCCGGCCCCGAAACTCTGATATTGCGTTCAACCCCGGCGATTTTGGCTAAAGCGGATATGGATGGACTGATCCGCGATATTCTGGCCGACCTCATTGCTAATGGTATGAGCCGCAGGGTGCTGGAAAAGTCCAACGAAATTCTCGCCACCATGGCTTGCCACGGTTCAGTCAGGGCGCGCAGAAAATTGACGATCGACGAGATGAATGCGTTGTTGCGGGAAATGGAGCAAACCGAGCGCATTGGCCAATGCAATCATGGCCGTCCGACGTGGGTGGAATTAAGCCATGCCGATTTGGATAAATTTTTCATGCGCGGGCAATAA
- the miaA gene encoding tRNA (adenosine(37)-N6)-dimethylallyltransferase MiaA has product MNSPDLPPAIFLMGPTASGKTALAVQLAQHFNAEIISVDSALVYRGMDIGTAKPSLAERGGIVHHLIDILDPAETFSTGQFRASALELMVDITRRGKIPLLAGGTMLYFNALLHGLAELPPADPEIRKQLDLQLANIGKEAMHRRLRQVDPEAAARIHPNDPQRIQRALEVFAISGKPISSFFAQAGRSIPYRPIKLIIAPEDRKILHEMIAERFLAMLRQGLVEEVEILFRRGDLNESMPSVRAVGYRQVWSYLCGELDFAAMTEKAIVATRQLAKRQFTWLRREQDAKKLVSGDPDLLAKALQWIRV; this is encoded by the coding sequence ATGAATAGCCCCGATTTACCTCCAGCCATTTTTTTAATGGGGCCGACCGCTTCGGGCAAAACGGCCTTGGCTGTGCAGCTCGCACAGCACTTCAATGCGGAAATAATCAGTGTCGATTCTGCTTTGGTTTACCGGGGTATGGATATCGGTACTGCCAAACCGAGCCTGGCAGAGCGCGGCGGCATTGTGCATCACCTAATCGATATTCTCGATCCCGCCGAAACCTTTTCTACCGGCCAGTTTCGCGCCAGCGCGCTGGAATTGATGGTCGATATTACCAGGCGTGGTAAAATTCCACTGTTGGCGGGGGGTACGATGCTTTATTTCAATGCGTTATTGCATGGTTTGGCCGAATTGCCGCCGGCGGATCCTGAAATTCGCAAACAATTGGATTTGCAACTGGCCAATATAGGCAAGGAAGCGATGCACCGGCGTTTGCGGCAGGTCGATCCCGAAGCGGCGGCTCGGATTCATCCCAATGATCCGCAAAGAATTCAACGCGCACTTGAAGTTTTTGCAATCAGTGGTAAACCAATCAGCAGTTTTTTTGCTCAGGCCGGGCGGTCGATTCCTTATCGTCCGATTAAGCTGATTATCGCGCCTGAAGATCGCAAAATTCTGCATGAAATGATCGCCGAGCGTTTTCTCGCGATGTTGCGGCAGGGCTTGGTCGAAGAAGTCGAAATCTTGTTTCGGCGCGGTGATTTGAACGAGTCGATGCCGTCTGTTCGCGCCGTGGGGTATCGGCAAGTTTGGTCCTATTTGTGCGGCGAGTTGGATTTTGCGGCGATGACTGAAAAAGCGATAGTGGCGACCCGGCAGTTGGCAAAAAGGCAATTTACCTGGTTGCGTAGGGAGCAAGATGCTAAAAAACTGGTGAGCGGTGATCCTGACTTGTTGGCCAAGGCCTTGCAATGGATCCGAGTATAA
- the hfq gene encoding RNA chaperone Hfq, translating to MSKSQNLQDNFLNTLRKEHTPVSIFLVNGIKLQGRIDSFDQYVIMLKNTVNQMVYKHAISTIVPGKPFKMGRESDSVED from the coding sequence ATGTCAAAAAGTCAAAATCTGCAGGATAATTTTTTAAATACCCTTAGAAAAGAGCATACGCCTGTTTCTATATTCCTGGTCAACGGCATCAAATTGCAGGGACGGATCGATTCGTTCGATCAGTATGTCATTATGTTGAAAAATACTGTCAACCAGATGGTTTATAAGCATGCTATATCAACCATTGTGCCGGGGAAACCGTTCAAGATGGGAAGGGAAAGCGACAGCGTTGAAGATTAA
- the hflX gene encoding ribosome rescue GTPase HflX codes for MFERPDAGERAILVHLNLHAGQEDLLELQELAKSAGAEPVHILTGRRYRPDPKFFIGSGKVDELKAEIETHDADIVLVNHPLTPSQERNLENALGTRVVDRNGLILDIFAQRAKTFEGKLQVELAQLKHLSTRLVRGWTHLERQKGGIGLRGPGETQLETDRRLLGMRIKQIQRRLERVEKQRHQGRSKRKKAEVPSVSLVGYTNAGKSTLFNALTKADIYAANQLFATLDPTLRHYTVGNGAELVLADTVGFIRHLPHELVAAFKSTLQEASEADLLLHVIDANAEDRDETIFHVNQVLQDIGAGEIHQLQIFNKIDLLENVEPHVDYDEQGKPVRVWMSAHTGAGSELLDQALSKIFASSRVRRKCFLLPEQAAIRAKLFGYARILSEKANEHGGWELAVEIDKKHLGLLKNVRIEEIN; via the coding sequence TTGTTTGAGCGTCCTGATGCCGGTGAACGGGCTATTCTCGTTCATTTGAATTTACACGCAGGACAGGAAGATCTCTTAGAACTGCAAGAGCTTGCCAAATCCGCTGGCGCAGAACCTGTTCATATATTAACCGGCCGCCGTTATCGCCCCGATCCCAAGTTTTTTATCGGTTCTGGAAAAGTGGATGAGCTAAAGGCGGAAATTGAAACCCATGACGCCGATATCGTACTGGTGAACCATCCGCTAACGCCCAGTCAGGAAAGAAATCTGGAAAATGCGCTGGGAACCAGAGTGGTTGACAGGAATGGGCTGATTTTGGATATTTTTGCCCAACGCGCAAAAACCTTCGAAGGGAAATTGCAGGTTGAATTAGCCCAGTTAAAACATTTATCCACCCGTTTGGTTAGAGGCTGGACCCACTTGGAAAGACAAAAGGGCGGTATTGGCCTGCGCGGTCCGGGTGAAACCCAATTGGAAACCGACCGGCGATTATTGGGGATGCGCATTAAGCAGATACAACGCCGTTTGGAAAGGGTGGAAAAACAAAGGCATCAGGGACGCAGTAAACGTAAAAAGGCGGAAGTTCCGTCGGTATCGCTTGTCGGTTACACTAATGCCGGCAAGTCGACTCTGTTCAATGCGTTGACGAAGGCGGATATTTATGCGGCTAATCAATTGTTTGCAACACTGGATCCGACCTTGCGCCACTACACCGTCGGCAATGGGGCGGAATTGGTGTTGGCCGATACGGTAGGTTTTATTCGTCATTTGCCGCATGAATTGGTGGCGGCCTTTAAGTCGACCTTACAAGAGGCAAGCGAAGCCGATCTGCTGCTGCATGTGATCGATGCCAATGCCGAGGACCGTGACGAAACGATTTTTCACGTCAATCAAGTATTGCAAGATATCGGTGCGGGTGAGATACATCAGCTACAAATCTTTAATAAAATCGATTTGCTTGAGAATGTCGAGCCACATGTCGATTATGATGAACAAGGTAAGCCGGTCAGAGTTTGGATGTCGGCGCATACCGGGGCCGGTAGTGAGCTGTTGGATCAGGCGCTGAGTAAAATTTTTGCCAGCAGTCGAGTGAGAAGAAAATGCTTTCTATTGCCGGAACAAGCGGCAATTAGAGCCAAACTATTCGGATATGCCCGTATTCTTAGCGAAAAAGCTAACGAGCACGGCGGTTGGGAATTGGCTGTGGAAATCGATAAAAAGCATTTAGGGTTATTAAAAAACGTCCGAATCGAAGAAATTAACTGA
- the hflK gene encoding FtsH protease activity modulator HflK, giving the protein MSWNEPGGDNKDPWSGRNDKNGPPDLDEAIRSLQEKLGGIFGGGTGGGSGGGSSLKSFGFLLVGALVLWGLSGFYIVDEGTRGVVTRFGAYTDTTQAGLNWHIPVPIEQVQIINVEQQRFIEVGYRSGGRQGMGSVPREALMLTKDENIVDVRLAVQYQVKDAKDYAFNVLNPAATLKQVTESVERGVVGNNNMDFVLTEGRSEVVSQIKQEIQTVMDSYKAGVLITSVNLQDAQPPEQVQGAFEDAIKAREDKQRLINEAEAYSNDVVPKARGAASRLTQEAEAYKERLIAQASGEASRFSQLLKEYKRAPKVTRERLYLESMEEVLTNTATVMVDVKGGNNLFYLPLDKMTKQQTGTSEAAEAQAPVTLTPQQTRIVNNNLRTSSRGRDVRGR; this is encoded by the coding sequence ATGTCCTGGAATGAGCCCGGTGGCGATAATAAAGATCCCTGGAGCGGTCGTAACGACAAGAATGGTCCGCCGGATCTTGATGAAGCGATTCGTTCTTTACAAGAAAAATTAGGCGGTATATTTGGTGGCGGAACGGGAGGCGGATCCGGTGGCGGCTCTTCGCTGAAGAGCTTTGGCTTTTTGCTCGTCGGCGCCTTGGTGTTATGGGGGTTGAGCGGATTTTACATCGTCGATGAGGGAACTCGTGGCGTCGTGACCCGTTTTGGCGCATACACCGATACTACCCAGGCAGGTTTGAACTGGCACATTCCCGTACCAATCGAGCAAGTTCAAATCATTAACGTTGAACAGCAACGATTCATCGAAGTCGGCTATCGTTCCGGTGGGCGTCAGGGGATGGGTTCCGTACCCCGCGAAGCCTTGATGTTGACTAAGGATGAAAACATTGTCGATGTGCGTCTTGCCGTTCAGTATCAAGTCAAAGATGCCAAGGATTATGCTTTCAATGTGTTGAATCCGGCTGCAACCCTGAAACAGGTAACGGAAAGCGTCGAGCGTGGCGTTGTGGGAAACAACAATATGGACTTTGTCTTGACCGAAGGGCGTAGCGAGGTGGTATCCCAGATTAAGCAAGAAATTCAGACGGTTATGGATTCTTATAAAGCAGGCGTGCTAATCACTAGCGTTAACCTGCAGGATGCCCAGCCACCCGAACAGGTTCAGGGTGCATTCGAAGACGCGATCAAGGCAAGAGAAGACAAGCAAAGGCTGATCAATGAAGCCGAAGCTTATTCCAATGATGTGGTTCCCAAAGCGCGCGGTGCGGCTTCGAGACTGACCCAGGAAGCCGAGGCCTACAAGGAAAGACTGATTGCGCAGGCGAGTGGTGAGGCAAGCCGCTTTAGTCAATTGCTGAAGGAATACAAAAGAGCTCCCAAAGTGACTAGGGAACGTCTCTATTTAGAATCGATGGAAGAGGTTCTTACTAATACGGCGACTGTCATGGTCGATGTGAAAGGCGGCAATAATTTGTTTTATTTACCTTTGGATAAAATGACCAAGCAACAGACAGGAACAAGCGAGGCGGCCGAAGCTCAAGCGCCGGTTACATTAACGCCACAACAGACGCGCATTGTTAACAATAACCTGAGAACCTCGTCTCGAGGTCGTGATGTGAGGGGGCGCTAA
- the hflC gene encoding protease modulator HflC, with amino-acid sequence MGINKILVTAGLLIILLSMSLFTVKETERAIKFRLGEIVETDFKPGLHTKIPFINNVKKFDARILTMDSKPERFLTAEKKNVIVDTFVKWRIGDVKTFYTSVAGDINQANIRLDQIVKDASRSEFGKREIKQLVSTDRQIISETLIANVSPVAKNYGIDIIDVQVKRIDLPQDVSSSVFRRMEAERERVAREFRSQGAEAAERIRADADKQREIILGNAYRDAEIMRGEGDAKAAEIYAKAYGEDAEFFAFYRSMNAYKQTFKKSSDMLVLEPDSDFFKYFKNQK; translated from the coding sequence ATGGGGATTAATAAAATCTTAGTGACGGCGGGGTTACTGATCATTCTGTTGTCCATGTCGTTATTTACCGTGAAAGAAACCGAACGTGCGATCAAGTTTCGCTTGGGTGAGATTGTCGAAACGGATTTCAAGCCCGGACTGCATACCAAGATTCCGTTTATCAATAACGTCAAAAAATTTGATGCGCGTATTTTGACGATGGATTCCAAGCCCGAGCGTTTCCTGACCGCGGAAAAGAAAAACGTGATCGTGGATACTTTCGTCAAATGGCGCATCGGCGACGTGAAAACTTTTTACACGTCGGTGGCAGGCGATATTAATCAGGCGAATATTCGTCTCGATCAAATCGTCAAGGACGCCAGCCGTAGTGAATTTGGTAAGCGCGAGATCAAACAATTGGTATCGACCGACCGGCAAATAATCAGCGAAACGCTGATCGCCAATGTCTCGCCTGTGGCAAAAAATTATGGTATCGATATCATCGATGTGCAGGTTAAACGCATTGATTTGCCGCAAGATGTCAGTTCCTCGGTTTTTCGCCGGATGGAAGCGGAAAGGGAAAGAGTGGCGCGTGAGTTCCGTTCGCAAGGGGCCGAGGCGGCCGAACGTATAAGGGCGGATGCCGATAAGCAGCGCGAAATCATTCTGGGTAATGCCTATCGGGATGCCGAAATCATGCGTGGTGAGGGCGATGCCAAGGCAGCCGAAATCTACGCCAAGGCTTATGGAGAAGATGCCGAGTTTTTTGCTTTTTATCGCAGCATGAATGCTTACAAGCAGACGTTTAAAAAGTCCAGTGACATGCTGGTGCTTGAACCGGATTCGGATTTCTTCAAATATTTCAAAAATCAAAAATAA
- a CDS encoding ATP phosphoribosyltransferase regulatory subunit, which translates to MQKKDSWLLPEGIEEVLPENARYLEQLRRKLLDVFTCWGYELVIPPMVDFLDSLLTGSGHDLELQTFKLTDQVSGKLLGVRADMTPQVARIAVHQLQHDWPTRLCYAGTILHTLSDNLEKSRSPMQIGAELYGHQGLESDLEVIRLMLEMLAMSGIQNVHLDLGHVGIFRGLSRQAGLNKEQEGALFDVLQRKAIPELNELLAEYDLNGDVKQLFMAMAKLNGGREVFDKAADLFKNSDVAISQALQDLRKIAEQLAVQFPELPVHFDLSELRGYHYHTGIVFAAFIPGVGKEIARGGRYDNIGRFFGRARAATGFSADLKTLAALSMETNETSTREIVFAPYMEEADLSEKIRDLRAQGKIVIQQLPGQAGSASDLGCTAMLEKQNQSWVVKPLV; encoded by the coding sequence ATGCAAAAAAAAGACTCCTGGCTATTACCCGAGGGAATCGAGGAAGTATTACCGGAAAATGCCAGATATTTAGAGCAGCTGCGTAGAAAACTGCTGGATGTGTTTACCTGTTGGGGGTACGAACTGGTCATTCCGCCGATGGTGGATTTTTTGGATTCGTTGTTGACCGGTTCCGGTCATGACCTGGAATTGCAAACCTTTAAGCTGACCGACCAAGTCAGCGGCAAACTGTTGGGCGTGCGGGCCGATATGACGCCGCAGGTGGCCAGAATCGCCGTACATCAGTTGCAACATGATTGGCCGACCCGCCTGTGCTATGCCGGCACCATTTTGCATACCTTGAGCGATAATTTGGAAAAATCACGCAGCCCTATGCAGATCGGCGCGGAACTATACGGTCACCAGGGCCTGGAAAGCGATCTGGAGGTCATTCGGTTGATGCTGGAAATGTTGGCTATGTCCGGCATACAGAATGTCCATCTGGACCTTGGCCATGTCGGTATCTTCCGGGGATTGTCCAGGCAAGCCGGCTTGAACAAGGAACAGGAAGGGGCGTTGTTCGATGTGCTGCAACGCAAAGCCATTCCTGAGCTCAATGAGTTGCTGGCCGAATATGACTTAAATGGAGATGTGAAGCAGCTTTTCATGGCGATGGCAAAATTGAATGGAGGGCGGGAAGTGTTCGACAAGGCCGCCGACCTGTTCAAGAATAGTGATGTCGCCATTAGCCAAGCATTGCAGGATTTACGGAAGATCGCCGAACAATTGGCGGTGCAATTCCCGGAATTACCGGTGCATTTCGATTTGTCCGAGTTGCGCGGATATCACTACCATACCGGTATTGTCTTCGCCGCCTTCATTCCCGGGGTGGGCAAAGAAATTGCCAGGGGCGGCCGATATGATAATATTGGTCGGTTTTTTGGCAGGGCTCGTGCGGCGACCGGTTTTAGCGCCGATTTAAAAACATTGGCGGCATTGTCGATGGAAACGAATGAAACGTCGACGAGGGAGATTGTTTTTGCGCCCTATATGGAAGAGGCAGATCTGTCGGAGAAGATCAGGGATTTGCGCGCGCAGGGCAAGATCGTGATTCAGCAATTGCCGGGTCAAGCAGGTTCAGCTTCAGACTTGGGTTGTACCGCTATGTTGGAAAAGCAAAATCAAAGTTGGGTTGTTAAGCCCTTGGTCTAA
- a CDS encoding adenylosuccinate synthase encodes MGKNVVVIGTQWGDEGKGKLVDLLTDQAGAVVRFQGGHNAGHTLVINGKTTILHLIPSGVLREEVKCLIGNGVVLSLEALLEEIELLEKSGIPVRNRLKISEACALILPVHIAIDQAREKARGSKAIGTTGRGIGPAYEDKVARRGLRAGDLLNTAEFTERLQELIDYHNFMLTHYFHAEPVDFQSMLDDALKLGEQVKPMLADVAEELQLQQRQGQNILFEGAQGALLDIDHGTYPYVTSSNTTAGGAATGTGVGPLDIDYVLGITKAYSTRVGNGPFPTELHDEYGAHLGNKGHEFGATTGRKRRTGWFDAVSMRKSAQMNSLSGICLTKLDVLDGLDKIGVCTAYRINGTTTKTAPLGADQYAACEAVIEEMPGWGECTKGITDFDALPDNAKAYIARLEELVGVKVSILSTGPDRNETIVLENPFD; translated from the coding sequence ATGGGAAAAAATGTCGTAGTCATCGGTACTCAATGGGGTGACGAAGGAAAAGGTAAGCTGGTCGATCTGTTGACGGATCAAGCCGGTGCGGTTGTCAGGTTTCAGGGGGGGCACAACGCCGGCCATACATTGGTCATTAATGGTAAGACCACTATATTACACCTGATTCCCTCGGGTGTTTTACGGGAAGAAGTGAAATGTCTGATCGGGAATGGCGTAGTACTCTCCCTCGAGGCGTTGCTGGAAGAAATCGAATTACTCGAAAAATCCGGCATTCCGGTCAGGAATCGTTTGAAAATCAGCGAGGCGTGCGCTCTTATACTGCCTGTCCATATCGCGATCGACCAGGCTCGGGAAAAAGCCCGCGGTAGCAAGGCCATTGGCACCACCGGTCGCGGTATCGGCCCGGCCTATGAAGATAAAGTGGCGCGTCGAGGGCTGCGCGCGGGAGATTTGTTGAATACCGCTGAATTTACCGAACGTCTGCAAGAATTGATTGATTACCATAATTTCATGCTGACCCATTATTTTCATGCCGAGCCGGTCGATTTCCAATCTATGCTCGATGATGCCTTGAAATTGGGAGAGCAGGTCAAACCGATGTTGGCCGATGTGGCCGAAGAGTTGCAATTGCAGCAGCGTCAGGGTCAGAATATCCTATTCGAAGGGGCGCAAGGGGCCTTGCTGGATATCGACCATGGGACTTATCCTTATGTGACCTCTTCCAATACCACGGCCGGCGGCGCCGCGACCGGAACCGGGGTAGGCCCGCTCGATATCGATTACGTTCTGGGAATCACCAAGGCGTATTCGACCCGGGTGGGCAACGGGCCTTTTCCGACCGAGTTACATGACGAATACGGGGCACATTTAGGCAATAAGGGGCATGAATTTGGTGCTACGACCGGGCGCAAGAGACGCACGGGTTGGTTTGATGCGGTATCGATGCGTAAATCGGCGCAAATGAACAGCCTGAGTGGAATCTGTCTGACCAAGCTGGATGTTCTGGACGGCCTGGATAAAATCGGCGTGTGTACCGCCTATAGAATTAACGGCACCACCACGAAAACCGCCCCGTTGGGAGCCGATCAATATGCCGCTTGCGAAGCCGTGATCGAGGAAATGCCGGGGTGGGGCGAATGCACCAAAGGCATTACCGATTTCGATGCCTTGCCGGACAATGCAAAAGCTTATATCGCCCGCTTGGAAGAACTGGTCGGCGTCAAAGTTTCCATATTGTCCACCGGTCCCGATCGCAACGAAACGATCGTACTGGAAAACCCCTTCGACTGA
- a CDS encoding formylglycine-generating enzyme family protein: MRSRLLILVFFYSLAATTCYATTHHSTNLDADANKRPRLSLDKTSAILPTTVAIPSGCFQMGSPEYEPHRNQNESRHRVCVKRFYMATHEVTVAEFMAFVKDTNYFTDAEIDYRARGCWSFDDRQKPLWGWRSWADWRQPVKRKPQNNEPVTCVSFHDVNQYIDWLNRRSGRHYRLPTEAEWEYAARAGSTHAYYWGNNPDLSCRYANAADLGSFNGIQWPVTHRCHDDFFFAAPVKNYLPNHFGLYDMLGNVWEWTCSRYQKDYQGQEQHCVPLEHSTDVFIAVRGGGWNADPPRLRASYRNWERPWTRLATWGFRLVLDNGFQR; encoded by the coding sequence ATGCGTTCACGCCTTTTGATCTTAGTATTCTTTTACTCGCTCGCCGCAACAACCTGCTATGCGACAACGCATCACTCGACTAATCTTGATGCCGATGCTAACAAACGCCCACGACTCTCACTGGATAAAACATCCGCCATTCTGCCAACGACAGTAGCGATACCAAGCGGCTGCTTTCAAATGGGCAGTCCCGAATACGAACCGCATCGAAATCAAAATGAAAGCCGCCATAGAGTTTGCGTCAAACGCTTTTACATGGCGACACATGAAGTTACTGTGGCGGAATTCATGGCCTTCGTCAAGGACACGAATTATTTTACCGATGCGGAAATTGATTATCGGGCCAGAGGCTGCTGGTCTTTCGATGACCGGCAAAAGCCCTTGTGGGGTTGGCGGTCATGGGCCGATTGGCGACAACCGGTCAAACGAAAACCCCAAAATAACGAGCCGGTAACCTGCGTCAGTTTTCATGACGTCAACCAATACATCGACTGGTTAAATCGCCGCAGCGGCCGGCATTACCGGCTCCCTACCGAGGCGGAATGGGAATATGCGGCCCGGGCAGGATCGACCCATGCGTATTATTGGGGCAATAATCCGGACCTGTCCTGCCGCTATGCCAATGCGGCCGACCTCGGCAGCTTTAACGGCATCCAATGGCCGGTAACCCACCGTTGCCATGACGATTTTTTCTTTGCCGCGCCGGTGAAAAATTACTTACCCAATCACTTCGGACTCTATGACATGTTGGGCAATGTGTGGGAATGGACCTGTTCGCGTTATCAGAAAGACTATCAAGGACAAGAGCAACACTGTGTTCCGCTTGAACATAGCACCGATGTCTTCATCGCCGTGAGAGGGGGAGGTTGGAACGCCGATCCGCCGCGTCTGCGCGCGTCGTATCGGAACTGGGAAAGGCCCTGGACGCGCTTGGCGACCTGGGGCTTTCGCTTAGTACTGGATAACGGATTTCAGCGCTAA